From Elaeis guineensis isolate ETL-2024a chromosome 16, EG11, whole genome shotgun sequence, a single genomic window includes:
- the LOC105058913 gene encoding putative 4-hydroxy-4-methyl-2-oxoglutarate aldolase 2: MAALPLATAEVCDANPHLIQNGELRALQPIFQIYGRRQVFSGPVVTLKVFEDNVLVREFLEEKGNGRVLVVDGGGSMRCAILGGNPVQQAQNNGWAGILVNGCIRDVDEINGCDIGVRALASHPMKANKKGIGEKHVPVNIAGTRICDGEWLYADSDGILVSRTELTI; encoded by the coding sequence ATGGCTGCTTTACCATTGGCTACTGCTGAAGTCTGTGATGCAAATCCACACCTAATCCAGAATGGTGAGCTTCGTGCACTTCAGCCAATCTTCCAAATCTATGGGCGGCGGCAGGTTTTCTCTGGCCCTGTTGTCACTCTCAAGGTTTTTGAGGACAATGTTCTTGTGCGAGAATTCCTCGAGGAGAAAGGTAATGGTAGAGTTTTGGTTGTCGACGGTGGTGGGAGCATGCGCTGTGCTATATTGGGTGGTAACCCTGTTCAACAAGCTCAGAACAATGGATGGGCTGGTATACTGGTCAATGGCTGCATAAGGGATGTCGACGAGATCAACGGTTGCGATATTGGTGTAAGAGCTTTGGCTTCACATCCAATGAAAGCCAACAAGAAGGGAATTGGAGAAAAGCACGTCCCAGTAAATATTGCTGGAACAAGGATTTGTGATGGTGAGTGGCTTTACGCAGATAGTGATGGTATTCTAGTTTCTAGGACAGAGTTAACTATTTGA
- the LOC105058912 gene encoding tobamovirus multiplication protein 3 isoform X3, translating to MVGIVGVSYDQVSPTGARLHEWITFTFVRLTRADNQVGAGGPTTDTYRFRSNPSVPVCLLVGPRSVESHLAPLSCPPLWGLFSSSRVLETSAPPIAEITLRSRETLCLRGRDSMGSSMDSSVAAYSLKNAWDWWDEVNNSTLWQDRIFQTLAGLFGFVSAVALIQLLRIECRVPEFGWTTQKVFHFLNFLVNGFRSVVFVFRRSVQRLKPEIIQHILLDLPGLAFFTTYALLVLFWAEIYYQALAVSTEGLRLSFYTINAGVYVIQIALWLLIWWKPIQPLVILSKIFFAGVSLSAALGFLLYGGSFWSWKLDKKVEEKGRKKMDETLVTRYWCRMCLRMVNPVMEVEIKCPCCKSGFSRRNGWWGRIGCR from the exons ATGGTTGGCATTGTTGGTGTTTCATACGATCAAGTATCTCCAACCGGGGCCCGGCTCCATGAATGGATAACGTTCACTTTTGTTCGGCTCACACGTGCTGACAATCAGGTCGGCGCTGGTGGTCCCACCACTGACACGTATCGATTCCGATCAAATCCATCGGTCCCCGTTTGTTTACTGGTTGGGCCGCGCAGCGTCGAAAGCCATCTCGCACCCCTTTCTTGCCCTCCTCTGTGGGGATTATTTTCTTCCTCTCGAGTTCTGGAAACTTCGGCGCCTCCGATCGCCGAGATCACTCTCCGGTCGCGGGAAACTTTGTGCTTGCGGGGAAGAGATTCGATGGGGAGTTCGATGGACTCGTCGGTAGCCGCGTATTCGCTGAAGAACGCCTGGGATTGGTGGGACGAGGTGAACAACTCGACCTTGTGGCAGGATCGGATCTTCCAAACCCTCGCCGGGCTCTTCGGATTCGTTTCAGCCGTCGCTCTC ATACAATTGCTAAGAATTGAATGTAGAGTTCCGGAGTTTGGTTGGACGACACAAAAGGTCTTTCATTTCTTGAACTTCCTCGTCAATGGGT TTCGGTCAGTGGTCTTTGTATTTCGTCGGAGTGTGCAACGACTAAAGCCTGAG ATCATCCAGCATATTCTTCTCGATCTTCCCGGTCTTGCTTTCTTCACTACCTACGCACTCTTGGTATTGTTTTGGGCAGAGATATATTATCAG GCACTAGCAGTATCTACTGAAGGGCTTAGGCTGAGTTTCTACACAATTAATGCAGGAGTTTATGTTATTCAG ATTGCACTATGGTTGCTCATATGGTGGAAGCCTATCCAACCTTTGGTCATCCTATCCAAGATATTCTTTGCAG GTGTCTCATTGTCTGCCGCCCTTGGCTTTCTTCTGTATGGAGGGAG TTTTTGGTCTTGGAAGCTAGACAAGAAGGTTGAAGAGAAGGGCAGGAAGAAGATGGATGAGACTCTGGTTACTAGATACTGGTGCCGCATGTGCTTACGGATGGTAAATCCAGTCATGGAGGTAGAGATCAAATGCCCCTGTTGCAAAAGTGGGTTTTCTAGAAGAAATGGATGGTGGGGGAGAATTGGATGCCGCTGA
- the LOC105058912 gene encoding tobamovirus multiplication protein 3 isoform X1, with translation MVGIVGVSYDQVSPTGARLHEWITFTFVRLTRADNQVGAGGPTTDTYRFRSNPSVPVCLLVGPRSVESHLAPLSCPPLWGLFSSSRVLETSAPPIAEITLRSRETLCLRGRDSMGSSMDSSVAAYSLKNAWDWWDEVNNSTLWQDRIFQTLAGLFGFVSAVALIQLLRIECRVPEFGWTTQKVFHFLNFLVNGFRSVVFVFRRSVQRLKPEIIQHILLDLPGLAFFTTYALLVLFWAEIYYQALAVSTEGLRLSFYTINAGVYVIQIALWLLIWWKPIQPLVILSKIFFAGVSLSAALGFLLYGGRLFLMLRRFPLESKGRHKKLEEVGYVTAICFSCFLVRCVMMCFNAFDKAADLDVLNHPILNFLYYLLVEILPSSLVLFILRKLPPKRGITRYHSIH, from the exons ATGGTTGGCATTGTTGGTGTTTCATACGATCAAGTATCTCCAACCGGGGCCCGGCTCCATGAATGGATAACGTTCACTTTTGTTCGGCTCACACGTGCTGACAATCAGGTCGGCGCTGGTGGTCCCACCACTGACACGTATCGATTCCGATCAAATCCATCGGTCCCCGTTTGTTTACTGGTTGGGCCGCGCAGCGTCGAAAGCCATCTCGCACCCCTTTCTTGCCCTCCTCTGTGGGGATTATTTTCTTCCTCTCGAGTTCTGGAAACTTCGGCGCCTCCGATCGCCGAGATCACTCTCCGGTCGCGGGAAACTTTGTGCTTGCGGGGAAGAGATTCGATGGGGAGTTCGATGGACTCGTCGGTAGCCGCGTATTCGCTGAAGAACGCCTGGGATTGGTGGGACGAGGTGAACAACTCGACCTTGTGGCAGGATCGGATCTTCCAAACCCTCGCCGGGCTCTTCGGATTCGTTTCAGCCGTCGCTCTC ATACAATTGCTAAGAATTGAATGTAGAGTTCCGGAGTTTGGTTGGACGACACAAAAGGTCTTTCATTTCTTGAACTTCCTCGTCAATGGGT TTCGGTCAGTGGTCTTTGTATTTCGTCGGAGTGTGCAACGACTAAAGCCTGAG ATCATCCAGCATATTCTTCTCGATCTTCCCGGTCTTGCTTTCTTCACTACCTACGCACTCTTGGTATTGTTTTGGGCAGAGATATATTATCAG GCACTAGCAGTATCTACTGAAGGGCTTAGGCTGAGTTTCTACACAATTAATGCAGGAGTTTATGTTATTCAG ATTGCACTATGGTTGCTCATATGGTGGAAGCCTATCCAACCTTTGGTCATCCTATCCAAGATATTCTTTGCAG GTGTCTCATTGTCTGCCGCCCTTGGCTTTCTTCTGTATGGAGGGAG ACTCTTTCTAATGTTGCGACGCTTTCCTTTGGAGTCCAAAGGGCGACACAAAAAGTTGGAAGAG GTTGGCTATGTCACAGCTATATGTTTCTCATGTTTTTTGGTGAGATGTGTCATG ATGTGCTTCAATGCCTTTGATAAGGCTGCAGATCTTGATGTTCTGAACCATCCAATTTTGAACTTCTTGTACTACTTG CTTGTTGAAATTCTTCCTTCATCTCTAGTCCTATTCATCCTGAGGAAATTGCCGCCAAAGCGCGGGATCACACGGTATCACTCCATTCACTGA
- the LOC105058912 gene encoding tobamovirus multiplication protein 3 isoform X2, which produces MVGIVGVSYDQVSPTGARLHEWITFTFVRLTRADNQVGAGGPTTDTYRFRSNPSVPVCLLVGPRSVESHLAPLSCPPLWGLFSSSRVLETSAPPIAEITLRSRETLCLRGRDSMGSSMDSSVAAYSLKNAWDWWDEVNNSTLWQDRIFQTLAGLFGFVSAVALIQLLRIECRVPEFGWTTQKVFHFLNFLVNGFRSVVFVFRRSVQRLKPEIIQHILLDLPGLAFFTTYALLVLFWAEIYYQALAVSTEGLRLSFYTINAGVYVIQIALWLLIWWKPIQPLVILSKIFFAGVSLSAALGFLLYGGSFWSWKLDKKVEEKGRKKMDETLVTRYWCRMCLRMVNPVMETLSNVATLSFGVQRATQKVGRGWLCHSYMFLMFFGEMCHDVLQCL; this is translated from the exons ATGGTTGGCATTGTTGGTGTTTCATACGATCAAGTATCTCCAACCGGGGCCCGGCTCCATGAATGGATAACGTTCACTTTTGTTCGGCTCACACGTGCTGACAATCAGGTCGGCGCTGGTGGTCCCACCACTGACACGTATCGATTCCGATCAAATCCATCGGTCCCCGTTTGTTTACTGGTTGGGCCGCGCAGCGTCGAAAGCCATCTCGCACCCCTTTCTTGCCCTCCTCTGTGGGGATTATTTTCTTCCTCTCGAGTTCTGGAAACTTCGGCGCCTCCGATCGCCGAGATCACTCTCCGGTCGCGGGAAACTTTGTGCTTGCGGGGAAGAGATTCGATGGGGAGTTCGATGGACTCGTCGGTAGCCGCGTATTCGCTGAAGAACGCCTGGGATTGGTGGGACGAGGTGAACAACTCGACCTTGTGGCAGGATCGGATCTTCCAAACCCTCGCCGGGCTCTTCGGATTCGTTTCAGCCGTCGCTCTC ATACAATTGCTAAGAATTGAATGTAGAGTTCCGGAGTTTGGTTGGACGACACAAAAGGTCTTTCATTTCTTGAACTTCCTCGTCAATGGGT TTCGGTCAGTGGTCTTTGTATTTCGTCGGAGTGTGCAACGACTAAAGCCTGAG ATCATCCAGCATATTCTTCTCGATCTTCCCGGTCTTGCTTTCTTCACTACCTACGCACTCTTGGTATTGTTTTGGGCAGAGATATATTATCAG GCACTAGCAGTATCTACTGAAGGGCTTAGGCTGAGTTTCTACACAATTAATGCAGGAGTTTATGTTATTCAG ATTGCACTATGGTTGCTCATATGGTGGAAGCCTATCCAACCTTTGGTCATCCTATCCAAGATATTCTTTGCAG GTGTCTCATTGTCTGCCGCCCTTGGCTTTCTTCTGTATGGAGGGAG TTTTTGGTCTTGGAAGCTAGACAAGAAGGTTGAAGAGAAGGGCAGGAAGAAGATGGATGAGACTCTGGTTACTAGATACTGGTGCCGCATGTGCTTACGGATGGTAAATCCAGTCATGGAG ACTCTTTCTAATGTTGCGACGCTTTCCTTTGGAGTCCAAAGGGCGACACAAAAAGTTGGAAGAG GTTGGCTATGTCACAGCTATATGTTTCTCATGTTTTTTGGTGAGATGTGTCATG ATGTGCTTCAATGCCTTTGA